A window of the Pseudoalteromonas sp. A25 genome harbors these coding sequences:
- a CDS encoding EAL domain-containing protein — translation MDDYSIGCERKTCSNCENENSLSFDFTMAFQPIVDVEKHTIFGYEALVRGLNNESAWSIISRVNETNRYTFDQLCRVKAIALAAKLNIDTYLSINFLPNAIYKPERCIRTTLEAAKKYNFPTERIMFEFTEVEKVEDSHHIELVVKYYQSLGFLTATDDFGAGYSGLNLLADFQTNIVKLDMALIRNIHVDPVRQSIVANCLRIFKDLNITALAEGIEIIEEFVWLKEAGVTLMQGYLFAKPGFECLPSVDFGKL, via the coding sequence ATGGACGACTATTCCATAGGTTGTGAACGAAAAACCTGTAGCAATTGTGAAAATGAAAATTCTTTGAGCTTTGATTTTACGATGGCATTTCAACCAATTGTGGATGTTGAAAAGCACACTATCTTTGGTTATGAGGCGCTAGTTAGAGGCCTGAATAATGAGTCCGCATGGTCGATTATTTCTCGAGTAAACGAGACAAATCGCTATACTTTTGATCAATTATGCCGTGTAAAAGCCATTGCGTTGGCTGCAAAACTAAATATAGATACCTATTTAAGTATCAACTTTTTACCCAATGCGATTTATAAACCGGAGCGTTGTATTCGTACAACTTTAGAAGCGGCGAAAAAGTATAACTTTCCAACTGAACGCATTATGTTTGAGTTCACAGAGGTGGAAAAGGTAGAAGATAGCCATCATATAGAGCTGGTCGTTAAATATTATCAATCACTTGGCTTTTTGACTGCAACAGATGATTTTGGTGCAGGTTACTCGGGGTTAAACTTACTGGCCGACTTTCAAACAAATATTGTAAAACTCGATATGGCGTTGATCCGTAATATTCATGTTGATCCCGTACGTCAGTCAATCGTTGCTAACTGTTTACGAATATTTAAAGATCTTAATATCACGGCGTTGGCTGAAGGGATTGAAATAATTGAAGAATTCGTGTGGTTAAAAGAAGCAGGGGTTACGCTTATGCAAGGCTATTTGTTTGCCAAACCAGGCTTTGAATGCCTACCAAGTGTGGATTTTGGTAAATTATAA
- the mioC gene encoding FMN-binding protein MioC translates to MQHIEIIIGSQMGSAEYVAEQLQEALEDQSIVTTLHERPVLSDLSHSIWLIVTSTYGAGDYPDNLIPFINEIDQKDNLDLLNFAVVGLGDSSYDTFNHAAKNCEKLLISKGAKQLLPNLELNVLDEALPEDTALAWLPNFIKEITKVA, encoded by the coding sequence ATGCAACACATAGAGATCATCATCGGCAGTCAAATGGGCTCGGCTGAATATGTCGCAGAACAACTTCAAGAAGCGCTTGAAGATCAATCTATTGTTACAACATTACATGAGCGTCCAGTTTTAAGTGATCTATCGCATTCTATATGGTTAATAGTAACGTCGACCTATGGTGCTGGTGACTATCCAGATAACCTCATACCTTTCATTAACGAGATAGATCAAAAGGATAATCTTGACCTGTTAAATTTCGCAGTGGTTGGTTTGGGTGACTCCAGTTACGATACCTTCAATCATGCGGCAAAAAATTGCGAAAAATTACTGATCAGTAAAGGTGCTAAGCAGCTTCTACCTAATTTAGAGTTAAATGTACTTGATGAAGCCTTGCCGGAAGATACAGCTTTAGCCTGGCTTCCTAACTTTATTAAAGAAATAACGAAAGTGGCTTAG